Proteins found in one Synergistetes bacterium HGW-Synergistetes-1 genomic segment:
- the folK gene encoding 2-amino-4-hydroxy-6-hydroxymethyldihydropteridine diphosphokinase gives MPEKIRVLMSLGSNTGNRLIMLTKALSELERGGFCITDKSKIWETSPWGLTNQPRFLNMCICAETKFPPEEMIRTIKNIEKKLGRSKSIKWGPREIDIDIIAIDELVIETPDLSVPHRHMHERAFVLIPLKEIAPWFRHPVTGKTLDEMICALPAEKMEWII, from the coding sequence ATGCCTGAAAAAATCAGAGTTTTGATGTCTCTGGGCTCAAATACGGGCAACAGGCTGATCATGCTGACTAAAGCGCTTTCCGAACTTGAACGGGGCGGTTTTTGCATTACTGATAAAAGTAAAATATGGGAGACATCTCCCTGGGGTTTAACCAATCAGCCAAGGTTCCTTAATATGTGCATATGCGCTGAAACAAAATTCCCCCCGGAAGAAATGATCAGAACTATCAAAAACATTGAAAAAAAACTTGGACGCAGCAAGAGCATAAAATGGGGGCCGCGTGAGATAGATATCGACATCATAGCAATAGACGAACTGGTCATTGAGACACCGGATCTTTCTGTTCCCCACCGGCATATGCATGAAAGGGCCTTTGTCCTGATACCTCTTAAAGAGATCGCTCCTTGGTTCAGGCATCCGGTAACAGGGAAAACTCTGGACGAAATGATATGCGCTCTCCCTGCTGAAAAAATGGAGTGGATCATATAG
- a CDS encoding aminoacyl-tRNA deacylase, translating into MLKAAEDFDPVEAVSRYLSNSGFDGRIFHTEETIFTVSDASSAVGAPEEEILKSILLRVNRGEYFALALMSGINRVDTKKIKKIMGVSHVSFANPEECSNWSGFKPGGVPPVGYPEQPKTLLDEDLFKYSEVWAAAGTDHEFFPISPEELMRITEGEKVDIKK; encoded by the coding sequence ATTCTTAAGGCGGCAGAAGATTTTGATCCTGTGGAGGCTGTAAGCAGATATCTTTCAAACTCAGGGTTTGACGGAAGGATATTTCATACAGAAGAAACGATATTCACTGTCTCTGATGCCTCTTCGGCTGTCGGGGCGCCTGAAGAGGAGATACTCAAAAGCATCCTTCTGAGGGTAAACAGGGGTGAATACTTTGCTCTTGCTCTGATGTCAGGGATAAACCGGGTCGACACAAAAAAAATAAAAAAAATCATGGGAGTCTCCCATGTATCTTTCGCAAATCCGGAAGAGTGCAGTAACTGGTCAGGATTCAAACCTGGAGGAGTTCCGCCTGTTGGGTATCCCGAGCAGCCAAAGACGCTGTTGGACGAAGATCTTTTTAAATATTCCGAAGTGTGGGCTGCTGCCGGGACCGATCACGAATTTTTCCCGATATCCCCTGAAGAGCTGATGAGGATAACGGAGGGAGAAAAAGTTGATATCAAAAAGTGA
- a CDS encoding triphosphoribosyl-dephospho-CoA synthase: protein MLWQAASEAVADEIATAPKPGLVDPLGQGCHLDMTWRTFIKSAQAIEPFWEYQALIGLSGTSPSESLGRLRFIGIEMEKKMFAATSGINTHKGLIFLLSLLLYGAGYCIYSRKELTPENITCFASGSVEGLTSRELSSLSEKIASENLTNGERLFLTHGITGARGEAEKGFPSLLQHGLPELRRVSSMGGSINSSHIAALLEIMHNCEDSNVIHRGGYGFWQNDYKDMVKETIEKFDPLSEDYRPIEDLEKKFLRYRISPGGAADLLCCSIYIDLITKPTCQQ, encoded by the coding sequence ATATTATGGCAGGCTGCATCTGAAGCAGTCGCAGATGAAATAGCTACAGCGCCTAAACCCGGATTGGTAGATCCTCTTGGTCAGGGCTGCCACTTAGATATGACCTGGCGAACATTTATCAAAAGCGCCCAGGCAATAGAACCTTTCTGGGAGTACCAGGCATTGATCGGATTATCAGGCACTTCGCCTTCAGAATCCTTGGGGCGCCTGAGATTTATCGGTATTGAAATGGAGAAAAAAATGTTTGCCGCGACTTCAGGCATAAACACTCATAAAGGCCTGATATTTCTTTTGTCCCTCCTTTTATACGGGGCAGGCTACTGCATATATTCCAGAAAAGAGCTGACTCCTGAAAATATTACATGTTTCGCTTCCGGATCCGTTGAGGGGCTGACGTCCAGAGAGCTGAGCTCTCTTTCTGAAAAAATCGCCTCAGAAAATCTGACAAACGGCGAAAGGCTCTTTCTCACGCACGGTATAACCGGTGCAAGAGGAGAAGCTGAAAAAGGTTTTCCCTCACTACTGCAGCATGGGCTTCCTGAACTCAGGCGCGTATCCTCAATGGGTGGGTCAATAAACAGCTCGCATATTGCCGCTCTTTTAGAGATCATGCACAACTGCGAAGACAGCAACGTGATCCACCGAGGAGGTTACGGCTTCTGGCAAAATGACTATAAAGATATGGTAAAAGAGACTATCGAAAAATTCGATCCTCTGTCGGAAGACTACCGCCCTATAGAAGACCTCGAAAAAAAATTCTTGAGATACCGCATCAGCCCGGGCGGAGCAGCAGATCTGCTCTGCTGTTCGATTTATATTGACCTTATAACTAAACCTACTTGTCAACAATAA
- a CDS encoding XRE family transcriptional regulator, with amino-acid sequence MSLGNRIKTLRKAQNLTQQKLADKVEVSRIYVQALESNRRLPSMKLLQRLAPALNVDVTDLLMDFSSPDNPGRVQLESMLDNGELEIWYRSKKLTEQELKRVYRLIEAALDDWETEDASAK; translated from the coding sequence ATGAGTCTTGGCAACAGGATTAAGACATTGCGCAAGGCGCAGAACCTTACTCAGCAAAAGCTTGCTGATAAGGTCGAGGTCAGCAGGATATACGTACAGGCTCTTGAAAGCAACAGGAGACTGCCTTCGATGAAACTTCTCCAAAGGCTTGCACCTGCTCTCAATGTAGACGTAACAGACCTTCTGATGGACTTTTCATCCCCGGACAACCCTGGGAGAGTCCAACTTGAATCAATGCTGGACAACGGAGAGCTTGAAATATGGTACCGCAGCAAAAAACTGACCGAGCAGGAACTAAAAAGGGTTTACCGTCTTATTGAGGCGGCTCTTGATGACTGGGAAACAGAGGATGCTTCAGCAAAATAA
- a CDS encoding ImmA/IrrE family metallo-endopeptidase codes for MLQQNKPDTEDLCECIPSPPEEIPHWAIHEGRGWQRLSEFEILARAEEITGLSLELKFELLPAGVWGIHIVRGKRGRIYINSVLPLVWRRFALFHETYHLLNHRKGHRFWSHTFESMESFENRADTFAWAALWPEWSEGDYSDWA; via the coding sequence ATGCTTCAGCAAAATAAACCTGACACTGAGGATCTTTGTGAGTGCATCCCCTCTCCTCCGGAAGAGATCCCTCATTGGGCGATCCATGAAGGAAGGGGATGGCAAAGACTGAGCGAGTTCGAGATACTGGCAAGGGCAGAAGAGATCACCGGTCTCTCTCTTGAGCTTAAGTTTGAGCTCCTTCCTGCCGGTGTCTGGGGTATACACATAGTCCGCGGCAAAAGAGGACGTATTTATATAAATTCAGTTCTTCCTTTGGTATGGAGGAGGTTCGCACTTTTCCATGAGACCTACCACCTTTTAAATCACAGAAAAGGACACCGTTTCTGGTCTCACACCTTTGAATCAATGGAAAGTTTTGAAAACAGGGCTGACACTTTTGCCTGGGCTGCTCTCTGGCCCGAATGGAGCGAGGGGGATTACTCGGATTGGGCCTGA
- a CDS encoding NADH-dependent flavin oxidoreductase, which produces MKGQLHMDKAEKINSLFYGFERSSFKASNRFVRSATHLGGADEATGEISIAEIKRHSEIAAGGTGTLITGLAFISHEGKSFKREWGLHTDERINDVGKLSEEVHKFGSNLIVQICHGGGQREASVAEGTVSFSPSGGIHPMCDFETTPLSKDGIRKVAEDFAAAALRAKKGGADGVEIHAGHGFLLTQFLSPSINKRDDEYGGSLENRSRIFYEILEDVRRSVGEGFNIWFKISIAEGTENGYGPEDGTALSIGLLKRGADGIDVSSGTSYAGAMNSPSTLGVSAGESEAPFAEYARELKIHASDRQIIILTGGLRSLPVMAELIHNKTCDLLALSRPFIAEPDLINRWREEDARPTACISCNACFKTSKYGLIECPILRDRNEGNWDPL; this is translated from the coding sequence ATGAAAGGACAGTTGCACATGGATAAAGCCGAAAAAATTAATTCACTGTTCTATGGATTCGAACGATCATCCTTTAAAGCAAGCAACAGATTCGTCCGTTCTGCCACGCACCTTGGCGGAGCTGATGAGGCTACAGGCGAAATTTCCATTGCCGAGATAAAAAGGCACTCAGAGATCGCAGCAGGCGGTACAGGCACACTGATTACCGGTCTGGCTTTCATAAGCCATGAAGGGAAATCTTTTAAAAGAGAGTGGGGACTTCATACCGACGAGAGGATAAATGACGTTGGCAAGCTATCCGAAGAAGTCCATAAATTTGGTTCCAACCTTATAGTTCAGATATGCCACGGCGGCGGACAGCGCGAAGCTTCCGTTGCTGAAGGAACAGTATCTTTTTCGCCCTCTGGCGGGATCCATCCGATGTGTGATTTTGAAACAACCCCCCTTTCAAAGGATGGCATCAGAAAGGTAGCAGAAGATTTCGCCGCAGCTGCGCTCAGAGCAAAGAAGGGCGGAGCTGACGGAGTAGAGATACATGCAGGACATGGATTCCTTCTGACGCAGTTCCTCTCACCTTCGATAAACAAAAGAGATGACGAATACGGCGGATCACTGGAAAACAGATCTAGGATATTTTATGAAATACTGGAAGATGTAAGGCGCTCTGTCGGAGAGGGTTTCAACATTTGGTTCAAGATAAGCATTGCGGAAGGCACTGAAAATGGTTACGGCCCCGAGGACGGTACAGCGCTTTCCATAGGCCTTTTGAAAAGAGGGGCAGACGGCATAGATGTTTCTTCCGGCACGAGCTATGCCGGAGCAATGAACTCTCCCAGCACTCTGGGGGTATCAGCCGGCGAATCTGAGGCTCCATTTGCGGAATATGCCAGGGAGTTAAAAATACATGCATCCGACAGACAGATAATAATTCTCACAGGAGGACTCAGAAGCCTTCCAGTGATGGCTGAACTGATACATAACAAAACTTGTGATCTTCTTGCTTTGAGTCGTCCTTTCATCGCGGAACCGGATCTGATAAACAGGTGGCGTGAAGAAGATGCCAGGCCGACTGCGTGCATTTCATGCAACGCCTGCTTCAAAACCTCGAAGTATGGACTTATAGAGTGCCCCATACTAAGGGACAGAAATGAAGGAAACTGGGATCCTCTTTAA
- a CDS encoding MurR/RpiR family transcriptional regulator: MDSTQLQNLLMERAHTMPNKARRVAEYLLANMREASFRSIGDIAEELKVSKAQLVRVAQMLGFSGYAELKSCLQKAILEQINPAALLARAVSSGDSFPDSLYKAEHANLDDTMAQLSPEDTDKFCELVRSANTIYCVGWGISSLVVELLQMRLSVMGRKAVFVHRGSLSMWEQARCIGEDDLVVVCELPSYAVEVTEAVEIAHKNGAKVVTITDSAAAPVCRTAELSFFVSANSPTFGSSIIGPLFLTHVLASALAITLEADAKKHLEEQAEFLHDERIFHPIFGLRY; encoded by the coding sequence ATGGACAGCACACAGCTTCAGAACCTGCTTATGGAAAGGGCTCATACGATGCCCAACAAAGCAAGGCGTGTAGCAGAATATCTTCTCGCAAACATGCGTGAAGCCTCTTTTCGTTCTATAGGAGATATTGCAGAAGAGCTTAAAGTATCAAAAGCACAGCTGGTAAGAGTAGCACAAATGCTTGGTTTCTCCGGTTACGCAGAGCTAAAGAGCTGTCTTCAGAAAGCCATTCTGGAACAGATCAACCCTGCTGCCCTTCTTGCCAGAGCGGTAAGCAGCGGGGACAGTTTTCCGGATAGTCTTTACAAAGCAGAGCATGCCAACCTTGATGACACGATGGCACAGCTGTCACCGGAGGACACGGATAAATTCTGTGAACTTGTCCGATCTGCAAACACTATTTACTGTGTTGGGTGGGGCATTTCATCCCTTGTCGTTGAACTCCTCCAGATGCGGCTCTCAGTAATGGGAAGAAAAGCTGTATTCGTACACAGAGGCAGTCTCTCGATGTGGGAACAGGCCAGGTGCATCGGGGAGGACGATCTGGTAGTGGTCTGCGAGCTGCCAAGCTATGCTGTGGAAGTTACCGAAGCTGTTGAGATAGCTCATAAAAATGGTGCAAAGGTAGTTACAATAACTGACAGTGCTGCTGCTCCTGTGTGCAGGACTGCAGAACTTTCATTTTTTGTCTCTGCAAACAGTCCGACTTTCGGAAGCAGCATAATAGGTCCGCTATTCCTGACGCATGTTCTTGCTTCTGCACTTGCTATAACGCTTGAGGCAGATGCGAAAAAACATCTTGAAGAACAGGCTGAGTTCCTCCATGACGAGAGGATCTTCCATCCCATATTCGGCCTCAGATACTAA
- a CDS encoding membrane dipeptidase, with protein MYNMLLDAHFDVLLDVLSYRKKGERKVLERRHFQNLKEAGISTIICSLYISDIFLPEGALRNALDQISALKEELEESRELFSLCRNSSEAKAASEKGKIGLFLSLEGAEPLGNDIFLLRTFYDLGVRLVGLTWSRRNYAGDGSSFDPADAPRHPGGLTKFGRELVMEAQKMGMVIDVSHLNDPGFYEVAELIKAPFIASHSNCRALCGSARNLKDDQIKMIAESGGVVGLNAYSPFVSDNEADRNTDKFFEHLQHITQVAGIDNVGLGLDLCDCIASLSMGNDDSRQKDLFTDHLDAARRFIVPMKKKLSPGDYCAFTGGNFMRVIERVLG; from the coding sequence ATGTATAACATGCTACTTGATGCACATTTTGACGTGCTCCTTGATGTCCTCAGCTACAGGAAAAAAGGGGAACGGAAGGTCCTTGAAAGAAGACATTTCCAAAATTTAAAAGAAGCAGGAATAAGTACGATCATATGTTCCCTTTATATTTCCGATATTTTTCTGCCCGAGGGTGCCCTTCGAAACGCATTGGATCAAATATCAGCGTTGAAGGAAGAACTGGAAGAATCGCGAGAGCTCTTTTCCCTCTGCAGAAATTCGTCTGAAGCGAAAGCTGCTTCAGAAAAGGGCAAAATTGGATTATTTCTCTCTCTTGAAGGAGCTGAACCTCTGGGTAACGACATCTTTCTCCTTAGAACTTTTTATGATCTGGGCGTAAGGCTTGTCGGACTTACTTGGTCAAGGAGGAACTATGCCGGTGACGGCAGCAGCTTCGACCCTGCAGATGCGCCCAGACATCCTGGAGGCCTTACTAAATTTGGAAGGGAACTGGTCATGGAAGCTCAGAAGATGGGCATGGTCATCGACGTGAGCCATCTGAACGATCCTGGCTTTTATGAGGTCGCAGAGTTGATTAAGGCTCCATTTATAGCTTCGCACTCAAACTGCAGGGCGCTGTGCGGATCAGCGAGAAACCTCAAAGATGACCAGATAAAGATGATAGCAGAATCAGGGGGAGTTGTCGGACTTAATGCATATTCACCATTCGTATCGGACAACGAAGCTGATCGAAATACAGATAAGTTTTTTGAACATCTTCAGCATATAACCCAAGTAGCGGGGATAGATAATGTGGGATTGGGTCTGGATCTGTGTGACTGTATAGCATCGCTTAGCATGGGGAATGACGACAGCCGGCAAAAGGATCTCTTTACTGACCATCTGGACGCAGCGAGACGATTTATCGTACCTATGAAGAAAAAATTGAGTCCTGGAGATTACTGCGCTTTTACAGGGGGCAACTTTATGCGAGTCATTGAAAGGGTGCTGGGATAA
- a CDS encoding thiamine biosynthesis protein ThiF, which translates to MPADLVENLQINSKDRGGIKVIPFLTCRRFASELGLKPRDVEITALKNGICPSRYQRNIGTIGIQGQIKLLGSRAAVIGCGGLGGWIIEMLARAGVGEIVMIDPDVFDDNNLNRQLFSTEGNIGKSKALAAADRVASVNSVVDTFAWVTFLDEKNGRELLEGSSVVIDALDNNRSRRNASIVCRELGIPFVHGAIGGMFGQIGVFYPGDRPLWENDDVPDKGVETETGNPPFTPAFIASLEVSEAIKILAATGKGLKGELLWFDMTDLGSQRIRICQSEED; encoded by the coding sequence TTGCCTGCAGACCTGGTCGAAAATTTGCAGATCAATTCGAAGGACAGAGGAGGGATAAAAGTGATCCCTTTCCTAACTTGCCGAAGGTTCGCTTCAGAACTTGGACTGAAGCCCCGTGATGTAGAGATCACAGCGTTAAAAAACGGTATCTGCCCTTCAAGGTATCAGAGAAATATCGGTACTATCGGGATCCAGGGTCAGATAAAACTGCTTGGTTCCAGAGCTGCGGTAATCGGTTGCGGCGGTCTTGGAGGCTGGATCATAGAAATGTTGGCGAGAGCTGGGGTCGGAGAGATAGTGATGATCGATCCTGATGTCTTCGATGACAACAACCTGAACCGTCAGCTTTTCTCTACAGAGGGAAACATTGGAAAGTCCAAAGCACTGGCTGCGGCCGACAGGGTAGCATCTGTCAACAGTGTCGTGGATACCTTTGCATGGGTTACGTTCCTGGATGAAAAAAACGGAAGAGAGCTCCTTGAGGGTTCTTCAGTAGTAATAGACGCACTTGACAATAACAGGAGCCGCAGAAATGCCTCAATAGTTTGCCGTGAGCTGGGGATACCTTTTGTCCACGGAGCCATTGGAGGTATGTTCGGGCAGATCGGTGTCTTTTATCCGGGAGACAGACCATTGTGGGAAAATGACGACGTTCCTGACAAAGGGGTCGAGACAGAGACGGGAAATCCACCTTTTACTCCTGCATTTATCGCTTCCCTGGAGGTCTCTGAGGCTATCAAGATACTGGCAGCTACGGGAAAAGGTTTAAAAGGTGAACTTTTATGGTTTGACATGACTGACCTTGGATCACAGAGGATCAGGATCTGTCAGTCGGAGGAGGATTGA
- a CDS encoding tRNA 2-thiouridine(34) synthase MnmA has protein sequence MKYIVKTTSLLNSSKWKNSHSKKALVLMSGGVDSSAAALLLMKENYSLAGMTMEITESEEALATESAASVCKELSIPHFSVNISEDFKKNVILPFCSSYSQGLTPNPCADCNERIKFGVLWEAAEELFGNDFSVATGHYARIIKKDDRHYLAAGANKAKDQSYFLSGIPAKKMQRILFPLGDFKSKEETRELVRTSGLAVSERPESMEICFANEDGYRAIICRDQQPGPITDTSGKVLGEHKGIGGYTLGQRKGLGIASKHPLFVISIVPETNTVVVASRAEAFRSEVTAGSVNILAPDYLREGLPLLGKIRSQGDPMPCRVLSVDHACLTVRFSEPIFAPAPGQRLVIYTDEGYVAAGGVIKISP, from the coding sequence ATGAAATATATTGTAAAAACAACATCGTTGCTCAATAGTTCCAAATGGAAAAACTCCCACTCAAAAAAAGCACTGGTACTTATGAGCGGAGGGGTCGATTCAAGCGCTGCCGCTCTTTTGCTCATGAAGGAAAATTATTCCCTTGCCGGTATGACGATGGAGATAACTGAGAGCGAAGAAGCTCTTGCAACTGAATCTGCGGCCTCTGTGTGCAAAGAATTGTCCATTCCACACTTTTCAGTGAACATAAGTGAAGATTTCAAAAAAAATGTAATACTTCCTTTCTGCAGCTCATATAGCCAGGGACTGACACCCAACCCCTGCGCTGACTGTAATGAAAGGATAAAATTCGGCGTGCTCTGGGAGGCCGCAGAAGAGCTCTTTGGAAATGATTTTTCAGTTGCTACCGGCCATTACGCCAGGATCATCAAAAAAGATGACAGACACTACCTGGCGGCAGGAGCAAATAAAGCAAAAGACCAGTCATATTTTTTAAGCGGGATCCCAGCGAAAAAGATGCAGAGGATACTTTTCCCGCTGGGGGACTTTAAGTCAAAAGAGGAGACCAGGGAGTTGGTAAGGACTTCAGGTCTGGCAGTATCCGAGCGCCCTGAAAGCATGGAAATATGCTTTGCAAATGAGGATGGATACCGGGCCATTATATGCCGCGATCAGCAGCCAGGACCAATAACAGACACTTCAGGAAAAGTTTTGGGAGAACATAAAGGGATAGGAGGATACACTCTGGGGCAAAGGAAGGGGCTGGGCATCGCATCAAAGCATCCTCTTTTCGTTATATCGATAGTTCCGGAGACAAATACTGTTGTAGTAGCTTCAAGGGCAGAGGCTTTCCGATCAGAGGTCACAGCAGGGTCAGTCAACATACTGGCACCTGATTATCTGAGAGAAGGCCTTCCTTTACTTGGTAAGATACGATCCCAGGGAGACCCTATGCCGTGCCGCGTCCTCTCCGTAGATCATGCCTGCCTGACAGTTCGGTTTTCAGAGCCAATTTTTGCTCCGGCACCCGGTCAAAGGCTCGTCATCTATACTGATGAGGGATATGTTGCTGCCGGAGGAGTGATAAAAATCTCCCCGTGA
- the yedF gene encoding sulfurtransferase-like selenium metabolism protein YedF — MNIVDARGQDCPKPVILTKETVEKGCRSFVVWVDNEVAASNVQRFLESKGFMVKKEYGEESIVLEAKIESKEGESTPQKKGSIGIMFTSDKIGAESGGLGDVLMKSCLGTLVQSEKAPSVIALMNSAVKMALSGSSCHDYLCELRDRGTLILVCGTCTKHFGITEAVSVGVISNMFEITEAVFGTSKPVVIG, encoded by the coding sequence ATGAATATCGTTGACGCAAGAGGGCAGGATTGTCCCAAACCTGTAATATTAACAAAAGAGACTGTTGAAAAGGGATGCAGGTCTTTTGTCGTTTGGGTCGACAACGAAGTCGCAGCATCAAATGTTCAAAGATTTCTTGAAAGCAAAGGATTCATGGTTAAAAAAGAGTACGGCGAAGAATCCATCGTACTTGAAGCTAAAATTGAGTCCAAAGAGGGCGAATCAACTCCTCAAAAAAAAGGGTCAATAGGCATTATGTTCACTTCTGACAAAATTGGGGCCGAATCGGGAGGACTCGGAGACGTCCTTATGAAATCCTGTCTCGGCACCTTGGTGCAGAGTGAAAAAGCCCCCTCTGTCATTGCTTTGATGAACAGCGCCGTGAAGATGGCTTTAAGCGGATCCTCCTGCCACGACTATCTTTGCGAACTAAGGGACCGTGGGACCCTTATTCTGGTCTGCGGGACATGCACGAAACACTTTGGGATCACTGAGGCTGTTTCGGTGGGGGTGATCTCAAACATGTTTGAGATCACAGAGGCAGTTTTCGGTACATCAAAACCTGTAGTGATAGGCTGA
- a CDS encoding aminotransferase class V — MSIYLNNAATTWPKPPCVPDAIYDFIANRGANVARGSASMRDIQSLDNVFTCRQKLAELFGGYQKCDPRFITLTSNVTESINMIIKGFLKPGMRAVTSSMEHNSVLRPLRRAENEGVALDIIQCSLKGYLDPALLKKNLSGGADIAIINHCSNVSGSLQNIQDIAEVCRASNVPLVVDCAQTAGIIGISAQALGAAALCFTGHKGLFGPQGTGGIVWDPEFAKICSPLFEGGTGSISHEEFQPSQMPDKFEAGTPNLPGIAGLLASLEWIENEGIGKIRKHEDRLGKMLEEGLMKINGLRIIGPGSDDPRLPVYSVNIRGMDNAKLARDLSDIYGIETRPGLHCAPLAHRTLGTFPEGALRISPGYFNTADDIDLAVSALTELAKN, encoded by the coding sequence ATGTCAATATATCTTAATAATGCCGCAACCACCTGGCCAAAGCCCCCGTGTGTACCTGATGCTATTTATGACTTCATAGCAAACAGGGGAGCAAATGTAGCCAGGGGTTCGGCTTCCATGAGGGACATCCAGAGCCTTGACAATGTCTTTACATGCAGGCAGAAACTGGCGGAACTGTTCGGCGGTTATCAGAAATGCGACCCGAGGTTCATAACCCTCACTTCCAACGTAACGGAATCAATAAATATGATCATCAAGGGCTTCCTTAAACCAGGTATGAGAGCTGTGACCTCCTCTATGGAACACAATTCCGTACTCAGGCCTCTGAGAAGAGCCGAAAATGAGGGTGTCGCACTTGATATCATACAGTGCAGCCTGAAAGGATATCTGGACCCGGCACTGCTGAAAAAAAACCTTTCCGGGGGCGCGGACATCGCGATAATAAACCACTGCAGCAATGTCAGCGGATCCCTCCAGAATATTCAGGACATTGCCGAAGTGTGCAGGGCATCAAATGTCCCGCTCGTGGTCGATTGTGCCCAGACAGCTGGGATAATTGGGATCAGCGCGCAGGCTCTCGGAGCCGCAGCTCTATGCTTCACAGGACATAAGGGACTCTTCGGCCCGCAAGGTACAGGAGGTATCGTCTGGGATCCGGAGTTCGCAAAGATATGTTCTCCCCTTTTTGAAGGAGGAACAGGAAGCATTTCTCATGAGGAGTTCCAGCCCTCACAGATGCCTGACAAGTTCGAGGCAGGGACACCAAACCTGCCTGGCATAGCCGGACTGCTTGCATCTTTAGAGTGGATAGAAAATGAAGGGATAGGCAAAATAAGGAAACATGAGGATCGTTTGGGCAAAATGCTTGAAGAGGGACTAATGAAAATAAACGGACTCAGAATAATCGGTCCCGGATCTGACGACCCAAGGCTTCCGGTTTATTCCGTAAACATAAGGGGAATGGACAACGCAAAACTTGCCCGTGACCTTTCCGACATCTACGGGATCGAGACACGACCGGGACTTCACTGCGCTCCTCTTGCACACAGAACGTTAGGGACGTTCCCTGAAGGAGCACTTAGGATATCCCCCGGCTATTTCAACACAGCAGACGACATCGATCTTGCTGTCAGTGCACTCACGGAGCTTGCAAAGAATTAA